From the Lolium rigidum isolate FL_2022 chromosome 2, APGP_CSIRO_Lrig_0.1, whole genome shotgun sequence genome, one window contains:
- the LOC124691636 gene encoding BTB/POZ and MATH domain-containing protein 2-like, protein MIRCDITLMEAPSATTPIEPDVIAPPSDLHRHLGGLLLGGEGADVKFQVGEESFHAHRCVLAARSSVFKAEFFGPMAMEEHTVKGVVQVDGVEAQVFKAFLHFVYTDSLPDISKEEEIWMAQHLLVVADRYDTERLKRVCEDKLLKSIDVNSATTTLALAEQHHYYGLKEACLNFLELPGNLKAVVASDGFDHLATSCPAVLREIIAKLAEL, encoded by the coding sequence ATGATCAGGTGCGACATAACCCTCATGGAGGCGCCCAGCGCTACAACTCCAATTGAACCCGATGTCATCGCACCACCGTCAGACCTGCACCGCCACCTGGGCGGTCTGCTCCTAGGTGGAGAGGGCGCGGACGTGAAGTTCCAAGTGGGGGAAGAGTCCTTCCACGCGCACAGATGTGTGCTTGCTGCCCGGTCGTCAGTGTTCAAGGCGGAGTTCTTCGGtcctatggctatggaggagcaCACCGTCAAAGGTGTTGTGCAAGTGGATGGCGTGGAAGCTCAGGTATTCAAGGCTTTTCTACATTTCGTGTATACGGACTCGCTGCCGGACATTAGCAAAGAAGAGGAGATATGGATGGCTCAGCATTTGCTCGTAGTGGCAGATCGGTATGACACGGAGAGGTTGAAGCGTGTGTGCGAAGACAAGCTGCTCAAGAGTATTGATGTGAACTCTGCCACCACTACGTTGGCTCTAGCTGAGCAGCATCACTACTACGGGCTCAAGGAGGCTTGCTTGAATTTTCTCGAGCTCCCTGGGAACCTTAAAGCAGTCGTGGCGAGTGATGGCTTCGACCATCTAGCCACAAGCTGCCCCGCCGTTCTAAGGGAGATAATCGCAAAACTTGCTGAGCTTTGA